The following DNA comes from Bradyrhizobium sp. SK17.
CGAAGGTCTCGATCAGTCGGTCGATCAGCTGCGCATCGATCAGCGGCATGTCGCCGAGACAGACGATCGCGCCATCGACATTGTCGGACACCGCCGAAATGCCCGCCTTCACGGAGCTTGCGAGGCCGCCGGCGAAGTCCGGATTGCGGACGAATTTCACCTTGAGCCCGTCGAGCGCCTGCTCGACCAGACCGGCCTGATGCCCGGTGACGACGATCACCTCCGAGGCCTTCGAGGCCAGCGCCTGCTCGGCGACGATGCGCGCGAGCTTCTTGCCGTCGAGCTCGGCGAGCAGCTTGTTCGGGCCGCCCATCCGGGTCGAGCGACCGGCGGCGAGCACGATCGCCGCGACGTGGCGGTTGCCTTCGGTGTCCGGCACGGTGCGCGGCTGCGGCCGCGTCACGATCTCCATCAAGAGACCACCGACGCCCATGCCGGTCAGATCCGACCGTGTCACCTTGATGCCGGCGAGCAGCCGCATCAGCACCCAGTCGAACCCGTTCTCGACCGGCGAGCGCGCGCAGCCCGGCGCACCCAGAACCGGGACACCGCCGGCGCCGCCGATCAGGAGCAGATTGCCGGGATCGACCGGCATGCCGAAATGCTCGATCGCGCCGCCGATCGCGGTGATCGCGGCCGGAATGACGTCGCGGCGATCGGCGATCGCGGACGCGCCGAACACGATGACGAGCTCGGCGCCGAGGCCGAGCAATTCCTTGATCGAGGCGGCGAGCACGGTCTCGTCATGCGGCACGCGGCGCTCGGCGATGATGCTGGCGCCAGCCGGTGCGAGGCGTTCAGCGGTGACGCGCAGCGTCTTGTCGATCACCTTCGGCGCGAGGCCCGGCAGCAGGGTCGAGACCACGCCGACCTTCTTGATCACATAGGGCGCAATCCGCAGCGTGTCGCGACCGGCGACCGCGACGGCGGCATCACGCAACTTGCCCTCGACGCCGAACGGGATCAGCTTGACGGTCGCGATCATCTCGCCTTCGACCACCGGCTTGAATGCCGACAGCGTCGCAAAGGTGATGGCTTCATCCACGCCGTTGATGCGATCGACCGCCGCGCGGTCGACCACCAGCACGCCGGGGCGCGCGGCAAACAGATTGGCGCGTCCGGTGAAGGCGCGCTCGACATTGACGCCCTCGCCCGCCACCGCCTGCGCGATGCTGGCGGCCGCGGCATCCTCGGAGACGTCGCCGTGCTCCAGCCGCACCACGACGACATCCTTGACGCCGGCCTTGGTCAGCGCCTCGACCTCGTCAGGGCCGATCTTGGTGCCCTTCTTGAGCACCAGCGAACCCTGCCGGAGCGTATGCACGGTGACGCCGCCAATCGCGTCGGCCGGACTGGCGGGACCGAACTTCATGCCGCTTCTTCTTTTTCCTTGAGGGGCAAACGCAGCTGCGCAGTGATCTCGGCCATGATCGCAACCGCGATCTCCGACGGCGACACTGCGCCGATGTCGAGCCCGATCGGCGCATGGATGCGGGCGATGTCGCTATCTTTCGCACCCTGCGCGCGCAGCCGCTCGGCGCGCTTGGCATGGGTCTTCCGCGAGCCGAGCGCGCCGATGTAGAAGCAATCGCGGTCGAAGGCGTGCAGCAGCGCCGGATCGTCGATCTTCGGATCGTGCGTCACCGCGACGAACGCCGTGTAGTGATCGACGTTGAGCGGCGGCAGCGCGACGTCGGGCCATTCGGCGACCAGCGGCACGTCGGGAAAACGCTCCGGGCTCGCGAACGCGGTGCGCGGATCGACCACCGTCACGTCATAGTCGAGCGAGCGCGCCAGCGGCGCCAACGCCTGACTGATATGGACCGCGCCGATGATCACGAGCTTCGCGGTCGGCGCGTAGACGTTGAGGAACAGCTTCTTGCCGGCGACCTCGACATTGCCGCTCTTGCCCATCCTGAGCTGCTTGGCGAGCTCGGCGCGCAGCGGATCGGCGGCGATGTCCGCGGCCTTGACCAGGCGCTGCTCGCCATTGGCGGTGTCGGTGACGATGATGACCGGGCGGCGCGCGGCGCGCTCGGCGTTCAGCTGTTTCAGGATCTCGAGCTTCACGGCTAACCGACCTTCTCGACGAAGACGCGGATGGTGCCGCCGCAGGACAGGCCGACATTCCAGGCCGTCTCGTCGGCGACGCCGAATTCGAGCATCTTTGGCTGGCCGCTCGCGATCACGTCGAGCGCCTCGGTGACGACGGCGCCCTCGACGCAGCCGCCGGAGACCGACCCTAAGAACGTGCCGTCGTCATTGATGACGAGGCTCGATCCGGCCGGGCGCGGCGCCGAGCCCCAGGTCTCGACCACGGTGGCGAGCGCCACGCCATGGCCCTCTTTCTGCCAAGCCTCGGCGGCCTGAAGGATGTCTTCGTCGCGGTTGAGCATGGTGGCCTCCTGCTATCGGGTCAGGCTTCTTAGGCTACAGAACGGATCAGGCTGCGATGGTGCGCCGGCGGCGGGGATGACAGCGCCCCGATCAAGCCCTTGATGGACGTCAAGTTATGCACCGGGCGAAATTCGTCAACGTGGGGCAACATCATTTTGATGCCCTGCGCCTTGGCCTCGAAGCCGGAATAGCGCAGCAGCGGGTTGAGCCAGATCAGGCGGCGGCAGGAGCGGTGCAAACGGTCCATCTCGAAGGCCAGTTTGGCATCGGCCTCCCGCTCTAGTCCATCGGATATAAGGAGGACGATGGCGCCCTGCCCCAGCACCCGGCGGGCCCAGAGCTGGTTGAAGGTGTGCAGCGAGGTCGCGATCCGGGTCCCGCCGGCCCAGTCCTCGACCGAGGACGTGCAGCTCGCCAGCGCCTCGTCGGGGTCACGCGCCCGTAACGCCCGCGTCACATTGGTCAGGCGGGTGCCGAACAGGAACACCGAGACCCGCTTGCGGGCGTCCGTGATGGCATGCAGGAAGTGCAGAAACAGTCGGGTGTATTCGCTCATCGAGCCGGAGATATCGAGCAGCGCCACGATCGGTGCCGGCTTCTCGATCCGGCCGAGCTTCCTGATGTCGATGATCTCGCCGCCGGTGCGCAGCGAGTTGCGCACGGTGCGGCGCATGTCGAGCCGCAGGCCGCGTGCATCCGGCTGGTAGCGGCGGGTCACGAGCTCGGCCTGCGGCAGCCGCATCTTGGCGATCTCGCGCGTCACCTCGGCAATCTCGGCCGCGGTCATCTGCGCGAAATCCTTCTTTTGCAGCACCTCCTTGTCGGAGACCGAGAGCTTCAGCTCCTGCTCCTGGGCCTGCGGCCGCTCCTCGCTCTTGGCCGGCTGCGCCATCGCCTCCTGGACCCGGCGCGAGGCCGGCGGCGGCTTCTTCTTGGCGTGGTCGGGCAGCGGCACCGAATCCAGCATGCTCTTCCATTCCTCGGCGGCGCGGAAGAACAGCATGAAGGCCTGATGGAAGATCAGCGCGTGCTCATGGCGCTTGACGAAGATCGCCGCCAGCGTGGCGTAGAAATCGGCGCGGTTGCCGACCTCGATCAGCTGCAACGCGTTGAGCGCATCGATCACCGAGCCCGGCCCGACGGGTAGGCCTGCTGCACGCAGCGCGCGGGCAAAGCCGATCACGTTGTCGGCCATGTGGCCGGTCGGGGGATCGAGGTGGTTGATGGGCATTCGGTGCAATCTCTCCAACTCGTCATTCCGGGGCGCGCGCAGCGCGAGCCCGGAATCCATTTATCATCCCGCGCGTGGCCCAATGGATTCCGGGCTCGCGCCAAGTGGCGCGCCCCGGAATGACGAGCGGTGTTATGCGCGAGACTTACGTCTCGCTCGTCGCTTCCTTCAATGTCTTCTGCAACGCATCGCCCTGCATGCGCGCGATGTCGTCCTGGTATTTCAAGAGCGCACCCAGCGTGTCGCCGACGACCTGCGGCGTCAGTGAGCGGGCGTCGAGTTCCGACAGCGCGGTGGCCCAGTCGATGGTCTCGGCGACGCCAGGCGACTTGTAGAAATCCTGGTTGCGCAGCGCCTGCACGAAGCGCACGACCTGCTGCGACAGCTTGGCAGAGATGTTCGGCACCCGCGACTTGACGATCGCGAGCTCGCGCTCGGCCGCGGGATAGTCCACCCAGTGATAGAGGCAACGCCGCTTCAACGCGTCGTGGATCTCACGCGTGCGGTTCGAGGTGATGATCACGATCGGCGGTGCCGGCGCCTTGACGGTGCCGAGCTCGGGGATGGTAACCTGGAAGTCGCTGAGGATTTCCAACAGATACGCCTCGAACGCCTCATCGGCGCGGTCGAGTTCGTCGATCAGGAGCACCGGCGGGCCGGCGACATCGGGCTCGAGCGCCTGCAACAGCGGCCGCTTGATCAGGAAGCGTTCGGCGAAGATATCGCTGGCGAGCTGGTCGCGGTCGGTGTCGCCGGAAGCTTCCGCCAGCCGGATCGCGATCATCTGCGCCGCGCTGCTCCACTCATAGACGGCGGAGGCGACGTCGAGGCCTTCATAGCATTGCAGCCGGATCAGCTTGCGCCCGAGTGCCGCCGACAGCACCTTGGCGATCTCGGTCTTGCCGACGCCGGCCTCGCCTTCGAGGAACAGCGGCCGGCCCATGCGCAGGGCGAGATAGGTCACGGTCGCGAGCGACCGCTCGGCAAGATAGCCGCGCGACGTCAACAGCTCCTCGAGCGCATCGACGGAAGTGGGTAACGCCGATGCACTCATGGAACAGCCAGTCTTCGAACAGGGGTTAGCAACATCACGCCTAAGATCTAGTCCTTGGGATCCACTCAGGATCTAGTCCCTTGGATCTAGTCCTTAGCTAGTCCTTGGCGTTGGCGGCTTCCACCGCCCTGCGCGCCAGGACGCCGATCAAATGCGCGCGGTATTCGGCGCTGCCGTGCAGGTCGCTGTTCAGGCCTTCGGCCGAAACCTCGATGCCGTCGAGCACTTTGTGCGAGAAGCGCTTCTTCAGGGCCTCCTCGAACGCGGTGACGCGGAACACGCCGTCAGAGCCCGCGCCGGTGACTGCGACCCGCACGTCGGACGGGCGCTTGGCCACGAACACGCCGACCAACGCATAACGCGAGGCCTGGTTGCGGAACTTGATGTAGGCCGCCTTCTTCGGCAGCGGGAACATCACCTTGGTGATGATCTCGTCGGCCTCCAGCGCGGTCGAGAACAGGCCCTGGAAATACTCCTCGGCCTTCAGCCGGCGCTTGTTGGTGACGATGGTCGCGCCCAGCGCCAGCACCGCGGCAGGATAGTCGGCGGTCGGGTCGTTGTTGGCGAGCGAGCCGCCGATGGTGCCGCGATGGCGCACCGCGGGATCCCCGATCAGGCCGGCAAGCTCGGCGAGCGCCGGGATCGCCTCGCCCACGATCGCCGAGTTCGCGACCTCGGCGTGCTTGGCGGTCGCGCCGATCACCAGCGAACGGCCTTTCATCTCGATCGTATCGAGACCTTCGATATGGGAGAGGTCGACCAGGTGCGGCGGGCTCGCGAGCCGCTGCTTCATGACCGGCACCAGCGTATGACCGCCGGCGATCAGCTTGGCGTCCTCGTTCTTTACCAGCAGGTTGGCGGCCTGCCGCACGGTGCCGGGACGATGATATTTGAATTCGTACATTGGCAAATTCCTGGGAATGTCCTGATCGCTTGTCGCGATGAATTGCTGATTGAGCGAGCTCCGGCTTGTCTAAGCCGGGTCCGACTAAGCCAAGTCCGACTAAGCGAGATCCGATTTGGCCATCGCCTTGGCGCCGGCGGCGATCGAGGCCACGATGTTCTGGTAGCCGGTGCAGCGGCACAGATTGCCTTCCAGCTCCTCGCGGATCACTTCATCGGTGAGCTCGTGGCCCTTGCGATGCACCATGTCGACCGCGGTCATGATCATGCCGGGCGTGCAGAAGCCGCATTGCAGGCCGTGATGCTCGCGGAAGGCCTCCTGCATCGGATGCAGCGGCGCCCCGTCAGCCGCCAGTCCCTCGATGGTTTTGACCTCGTGACCGTCGGCCATCACCGCAAGCGTGGTGCAGGACTTCACCGCCTTGCCGTCGAGATGCACGACGCAGGCGCCGCACTGCGAGGTATCGCAGCCGACATGCGTACCGGTCAGCCGCAGATTTTCGCGCAGAAACTGGACCAGAAGGGTACGGGGGTCGACATTCGCGTTCACGGGGTTGCCGTTCACGATCATTGAAATCTTGGCCATCAGCACTCTCTTATCTGCGCCACCGCATATCGGCGAAGCAGGCGGTTTAAAATCATTCCAGACGGCATAATATGGGCGCGCCCCGCGATGGGCAACCTTTCGAGCCACCCATCCAGGACATAACGGCAAGGCATCGCGGGGTCCGAATGACCCGGCCCACGAGCGTGATAGACTCTAGTTCTGACGCGTTCTCTTCACGCGAACCGGGTGCCCACTTCGCTCGAAAACGCTCTAACCCTGCACCGCCTTGGCGAAATTTGCAAAGAATTCGTCGGCGAGCTTCTTGGCCGCGCCGTTGATCAGGCGCTGGCCGAGCTGGGCGAGCTTGCCGCCGATCTGCGCCTCTACGTTGTAGCTCAGGAGCGTACCGCCATCCTTGTCGGCAAGGCCGACCGTGGCGCCACCCTTGGCGAAACCGGCAACCCCGCCCTCGCCTTCGCCGGAGATCTTGTAGCCGTTCGGCGGGTCGAGATCGCTCAAGGTAACCTTGCCCTTGAAGCGGGCGGAGACCGGGCCGACCTTCATCTTGGCAGTGGCGCGGAAGCCGCCCTCGTCGGTCTTCTCCAGTTCCTCGCAGCCGGGAATGCAGGCCTTCAGCACTTCGGGATCGTTGAGCTTGTCCCACACAGCCTGGCGCGGCGCCGCAAGCTGGACTTCGCCGGTCATTGTCATGGCCATGGGGGACCTCCTCGATCGCTAGCTAAACCTGTTTCCCCAAGTAAAGCAGCCGGCACGCAAAGAAAAGGGCACCTTCGGAGGATGAGCGATGCATATTCGCAGCGCAGCAAAGCCGCGCGATCGCTCGCGAAATCGCGCAATCCACCTTGCGGTTGAGATGCCGGCGGGCATTGGCAGCGGGCTGCGGGAATGGTTAGGTCGCACGCCATGAGCACAGCCCTCTCTCCCCTGCTTGCGCCGATGCTGTCGAGCCCCGCGATGCGCGCGGTGTGCGACGATGCCGCCACGCTACAGAACATGCTGGATTTCGAGGCCGCGCTGGCCCGCGCCGAGGCGACCGTCGGCGTAATTCCGTGGGTCGCCGTGACGCCGATTGCGAAAGCCTGCAAGGCCGAATCATTCGACCTGGCAACACTGGCCGACGCCGCGACCCGGTCCGGCAATCTGGCCATCCCCCTGGTGAAGGCCCTGACCGCCGAGGTCGCCAAGGCCGATGCCGAGGCGGCGCGCTACGTACATTGGGGCGCCACCAGCCAGGACGTCATCGACACTGCGACCATGCTGTCGCTGCGCGCCGGCATCGACGCGCTGCTCGCCGACCTCGAGCGCGCCGTTACGGGGTTTGCCGGCCTCGCCCGCGCCCATCGCAACACCGCAATGGTGGCGCGAACCTGGCTGCAACACGCGCTGCCGATGCCGTTCGGCCTGAAGCTCGCCGAATATGCCGCAGCCTTGCACCGCTCCCGCAAGCGATTGCAACGGCTGCGCCACGAGACGCTGGCGCTGCAATTCGGCGGAGCCGCCGGCACGCTCGCCGCCCTCGGCGACAAGGGCCTCGCGGTCGCAGCCCAGCTTGCGAGAGAGCTGGATCTGCCCTTGCCGGATGCGCCCTGGCACACCCATCGCGATCGCATCGCGGAGGCCGCCTCGGTGTTTGCGATCCTTGCCGGCAGTTGCGGCAAGATCGCGCGCGACGTCTCGCTGATGATGCAGACCGATGTGGGCGAAGCCTTCGAGCCGGCCGGCGCCGGCCGCGGCGGCTCCTCCACCATGCCGCACAAGCGCAATCCAGTCGCCGCCGCCAGCGCACTGGGAGCAGCGACCATGGCGCCGAACCTCGCCGCCACGATCTTCGCCGCGCAGGTCCAGGACCATGAGCGCAGCGCCGGTCCCTGGCATGCGGAGTGGCCGACCTTGCCGGGCTTGATGCTGGTGACGTCGGGTGCGCTCGCCGCGATCGTCGATCTCGCCGAAGGGCTCGAGGTCGACGCGGCGCGGATGCGCGTCAATCTCGATGCGACCCATGGGCTGATCATGGCGGAAGCCGTGACGTTTGCGCTGGCCGAGAAGATCGGCAAGAGCGATGCCCACCATCTGATCGAGGCCGCAAGCAAGCAGGCGATCGCGAACAAGAAGCACCTGCGCGACGTGCTGTCGGCGGATGCCAAGGTCACCGCGCACCTCGATGCGAAGCGGATCGCGGCACTGTTCGAACCGATGGCCTATCAGGGCGCCTCGCAAGCGCTGATCGACCGCCTGCTGGCTTCGCTGGATGACAAGTAAGTGGAAGCACGCGTTCGCACGCGCCTGACAAGGAGCAAGAAATGCCGATGATCAACGCCGACGGGTGCCTGCTCAACGTCCAGGTGGACGGCCGCGACGGCGGGCCGACCGTGATGCTGTCGAACTCGCTCGGCTGCACCCTGCAAATGTGGGAGCCGCAGATGCGGGCGCTGACGCAGTTGTTCCGCGTCATCCGCTACGACCGCAGAGGTCACGGCAAATCCGGCGTGCCGGCCGGCCCCTACTCGATGGAGCGGTTTGGCCGCGACGTGCTGGCGATCCTCGACGACCTCAACATCGACAAGGTGCATTGGTGCGGCCTGTCGATGGGCGGCATGGTCGGGCAATGGCTCGGCGCCAACGCGCCCGAGCGGTTCGGCAAGATCGTCCTGGCCAACACCGCCTGCTACTATCCGGATCCGACCAACTGGCTGAACCGCATCAAGGCGGTGAAGGAAGGCGGCATCGCCGCGGTCGCCGACGCCGTGATCGCGGGCTGGCTGACTGCCGATTTCCGCGAGCGTGAGCCGGAGACCACCGCACGCATGAAGGCGATGCTGCTGGCCTCGCCGGTCGAAGGCTATCTTGCCTGCTGCGAAGCGCTCTCGACGCTCGACCAGCGTGCGCTGCTGCCCAGGATCAAGAGCCCGACGCTGGTGATCGCCGGCAAGCAGGACATGGCAACGCCGGTGTCGGCGGGAGAGATGATCCGCAGCGGCATTCCCGGCGCCAGCATGACGCTGCTCGATGCCGCACATATTTCCAATGTCGAGCAATCGCACGCCTTCACCGAAGCCGTGGTCGGCTTCCTGACGCAACGCTAACCACCAGCAGCAATGGACGTCGTTGCGAGCGGAGCGAAGCAATCCATGTCACCGCCTGCCGGGACATGGATGGCTTGGTCGCTTCGCTCCTCGCGATGACGGAAGGAGACATCGATGGACGACAATCAGCGTCGCGACGACGGCATGACGCAGCGCCGCAAGGTGCTCGGCAATGAATGGGTCGACAAGTCGATCAAGAACCGCAACGCGTTCAACACCGACTTCCAGGACCTGATGACGCGTTATGCGTGGGGCGACATCTGGACCCGGCCGCATTTCGATCACCGCACCCGCCGCGTGCTGGTGATCGGCACCATGGTGGCGCTCGGCCAATGGGACGAATTCCGCCTGCATGTGCGCGCGGCGCTCGCCGAGGGTGGCTTCACGCCCGAGGACATCAAGGAGATCCTGCTGCAACAGGCGATCTATTGCGGCGTGCCGGCGGCCAATCACGCCGTCAAGGAAGCCGGCGCGATCATCGCAGAACTAGGGCTGCTGAAGGGATAGCTCGCCTGCCGGCGCGGTTGCGTCGGTGGCAGCCGCCCGTGCGCGCTTCGGCGACGTCTCGAACAGCATCACGATCGCGGTGCCGAGCAGCATCAGAAGTTCCGATGCATGCATGCGCAGCGCTTCGATCTCGCCGACCTTGGAGGCCATCACCATGCTGGCGAAGCTCAGCACGCTGCCGAGGCAGAGCGCCACCGCAAGCGCCTCGTCGGCGCCGCTGCTTCGGCGGAACGGCGAAAACACCGTCATCGCGAGGAAGACCGCGAAGAATGCCACCACGGTGATCCGCGCCAGCGCCAGGAGCCATGCGAGCCGCACCGTCGCCATCTTGCCAAGGTGCAGATAGTCGCTGGCATACAGCGCGATCGACACGCTCGGCCGCTCATAGAGGCCGTGGATCGGCGACACCATGATGCTGAAGGCGATGATGGTCCAGACCGGAATGAAATAAGCCGCGAGCAGCGCGCCGTTGAAGGAGCTGATCCGCCAGGTATTCGACATTGCCGCTTCCCGTTTGTCTCCGGCGCCTTTGGGAGCGGCGACGGTTCAGCCAGCGAGGTAACGCCGATCAATTGCCGGCGGCAATTTAAACCCTTTGTTTACCTTAACTGGCCTGGGGATTGTCATAAGGGCGGTCGGCGCCGTGTCAAAACGATGCATGAAGTCAGGCCGGCCCGTCTCTGGACCGCGCCCTTCGACGGGCCCGTGTCCGCGGGCACGCGGTGGCCTCACCGTTCCGGATCAGGCGTCCAGTCTTGCCGCCTCGGATCGGGCTTCCGACCGCACCCCTGGAACACGGGTTCCGGCGCGATCATTGCAAGGCAAGGTCGCGTCGTCCCTGTGACATCTGAACCGCACCCGCCAAAGTAGTTATGTACAAGCCCTTTCTGCTGCTGCCATGCTGTTGCCGCCGCGGGGGTTCCACTGTTAGAAAATGACACGACGCGACGGATCAGGCTGCCGGGGGCCCTTGCCGCGTCACACGCGACGTGGCGTTTTCGAGCGAAGTGGGGACTAGCGGCAGCGCATGGATTATTTCGCCCAGCAACTGATCAACGGCCTCGTGCTCGGTTCGATCTACGGCCTGATCGCCATCGGCTACACGATGGTCTACGGCATCGTCGGCATGATCAATTTCGCCCATGGCGACATCTTCATGATCGGCGGCTTCATCGCGATGATCTCGTTTTTGGTGCTGGTGTCGCTCGGCCTCACTGCGATTCCCCTGATCCTGCTGATCGTGCTGCTGGTCTCGATGGTGATCACCGCGCTCTATGGCTGGACCATCGAGCGCATCGCCTACCGGCCCTTAAGGCATTCGTTCCGCCTGGCGCCGATGCTGTCGGCGATCGGCATGTCATTCGTGCTGACCAATTTCTCGCAGGTGTCGCAGGGGGCGCGGGTCAAGCCGGTGCCGCCGATCATCACCGGCGGCTACACGCTGCATGAAGGCCCCGAAGGCTTCGCGGTGCAGCTCTCCAATATCCAGATCGTGGTCGTGCTCGCCACCATCGTGCTGCTCGCGGTGTTCACCTGGCTGGTCTCGCGCACCCGGCTCGGGCGTGACATGCGCGCCTGCGAGCAGGACCAGACCATGGCGGCGCTGCTCGGCGTCGATGTCGATCGCACCATCTCGATGACCTTCGTGATCGGTGCCGCACTGGCCGCCGTCGCCGGCATGATGTACCTGCTCTATTACGGGCTGGTCGATTTCTTCATGGGTTTCGTCGCCGGCATCAAGGCGTTCACCGCCGCGGTGCTCGGCGGCATCGGTTCGCTGCCCGGCGCGATGCTCGGTGGGCTCGCGATCGGCCTGATCGAAACGTTCTGGTCGGCGTATTTCTCGGTCGAGTACAAGGACGTCGCCGCGTTCTCGATCCTGATCGTGGTGCTGATCTTCATGCCGACCGGCCTGCTCGGCCGTCCCGAAGTCGAAAAAGTCTGACAGGCACTTCGTGAGCGCGACATCCGCCCGCCCCTCGCACGCCGCGCAGCCCTCGGGCAGCGCCTTCATTCTCAAGAAAGCCCTGATCAGCGCCGTCGTCGCGCTGGTGCTGTTCTCGCTGATGATCGGCGTGCGCACCGAGGCCGGCCCGCAAGGCGGCCTGATCTACTGGACGCGGTTCGGCGATCTCGCGGCCATGGTCGGCACCGTGTTCGGCGGCAGCATCATCATCGAATTGCTGCGGCAATGGTGGGGACCGGTCGATACCGAGCGCGTCGTGCCGAAACCGGTGCAGGCGGCGATGTCGTTCGCCGGCCGCTGGCTGGCTCCGGCGCTGCTGGTGTTCGCCTTCCTGGTCCCGGTGATCTTCTACAACCAGCGCTACATTCTCGACCTCTCGATCCTGGTCGTGACTTACGTGATGCTGGGTTGGGGCCTCAACGTCGTGGTCGGTCTCGCCGGCCTGCTCGACCTCGGCTACGTCGCCTTCTATGCGGTCGGCGCCTATTCCTACGCCCTGCTCGCCACCAATTTCGGACTGTCGTTCTGGGTCTGCCTGCCGCTCGCCGGCATCCTCGCGGCATTCTGGGGCGTGCTGCTCGGCTTCCCGGTGCTGCGGTTGCGCGGCGACTATCTCGCGATCGTGACGCTGGCCTTCGGCGAGATCATCCGCCTCGTCATCATCAACTGGCAAAGCCTGACCGGCGGCCCCAACGGCGTCTCCGGCATCCCGCGCCCGACGCTGTTCGGCATTCCGCTCGACAACAGCGATGACGGGCTTGCGGCCAAGCTCGGCATCGACTTCTCGCCGACCCACCGCATCGTGTTCCTGTTCTATCTGATCCTGGCGATGGCGCTGCTTACCAACTGGGTGACGATCCGGTTGCGCCGGCTGCCGATCGGCCGCGCCTGGGAAGCGCTGCGCGAGGACGAGGTGGCCTGCCGCGCGCTCGGCATCAACGTCACCACGACCAAGCTGACCGCGTTTGCGACCGGCGCGATGTTCGGCGGCTTCGCCGGCGCGTTCTTCGCCACCCGGCAGGGCTTCATCAGTCCGGAATCCTTCACTTTCCAGGAATCGGCGCTGGTGCTGGCGATCGTCGTGCTCGGCGGCATGGGCTCGCAACTCGGCGTCGCGCTGGCGGCGGTGGCCATGATCGGCGGCTTCGAACTGTTCCGCGGCTTCGATCAGTACCGCATGTTGGTGTTCGGCATCGCGATGGTGCTGTTGATGATCTGGCGGCCGCGCGGCCTGATCGGCCATCGCGCGCCGACCGTGTTCCTGGAGCGCAACCAGGCGATCTCGTCCGACCTCGTCAAGGAGGGCCACGGATGAGCGGCGACAACATCCTCACCGTCGACCGCCTGATGATGCGCTTCGGCGGCATCGTCGCGGTCAACGAACTCTCCTTCACCGCGCAGCGGCGCCAGATCACCGCGCTGATCGGACCGAACGGCGCCGGCAAGACCACGGTGTTCAACTGCATCACCGGCTTCTACCGGCCGAGCGGCGGCGCGATCCGGCTCGCCCATGATGACGGCCACACCATGCAGCTCGAGCGGCTCGGCGATTTCCGCATCACCAAGCTCGCCAAGGTGGCGCGCACCTTCCAGAACATCCGGCTGTTTCCCGGCATGACCGCGCTGGAGAACCTGATGGTGGCGCAGCACAACGCGCTGATGCGCGCCTCGGGCCTGACCCTGCTCGGCCTGATCGGCGCGCCGTCGTGGCGCACGGCCGAGGAGCGCGCCATCGAGCTGGCGCGGACCTGGCTCGACCGCGTCGGCCTGCTCGCGCGCGCCGACGATGCCGCCGGCAACCTCGCCTATGGCGACCAGCGCCGGCTCGAGATCGCGCGCGCGATGTGCACCGAGCCCGTGCTGCTCTGCCTCGACGAACCGGCCGCCGGATTGAACGCGCGCGAGAGCGGCGGGCTGAACGAGCTGCTGCTCTCGATCCGCAACGACCACGGCACCTCGATCCTGCTGATCGAGCACGACATGTCGGTGGTGATGGAGATTTCCGACCATGTCGTGGTGATGGACTAC
Coding sequences within:
- a CDS encoding ABC transporter ATP-binding protein, with protein sequence MSGDNILTVDRLMMRFGGIVAVNELSFTAQRRQITALIGPNGAGKTTVFNCITGFYRPSGGAIRLAHDDGHTMQLERLGDFRITKLAKVARTFQNIRLFPGMTALENLMVAQHNALMRASGLTLLGLIGAPSWRTAEERAIELARTWLDRVGLLARADDAAGNLAYGDQRRLEIARAMCTEPVLLCLDEPAAGLNARESGGLNELLLSIRNDHGTSILLIEHDMSVVMEISDHVVVMDYGVKIAEGTPQAVRDDPKVIAAYLGADEEEAIAVMESGT